One region of Populus trichocarpa isolate Nisqually-1 chromosome 4, P.trichocarpa_v4.1, whole genome shotgun sequence genomic DNA includes:
- the LOC7490834 gene encoding glycolate oxidase isoform X3, with the protein MSTTVLGFKISMPIMIAPTAMQKMAHPEGEYATARAASAADTIMTLSSWATSSVEEVASTGPGVRFFQLYVHKDRNVVAQLVRRAERAGFKAIALTVDTPRLGRREADIKNRFTMPPYLTLKNFEGLDLGKMDKTDDSGLASYVAEQIDRSLSWKDVKWLQTITSLPILLKGVLTAEDARLAVQNGAAGIIVSNHGARQLDYVPSTIIALEEVVKAVQGRVPVFLDGGVRRGTDVFKAMALGASGIFIGRPVVFSLAADGEAGVRKVLQMLRDEFELTMALNGCRSLKEISRNHIVADWDPPRVVPKL; encoded by the exons ATGTCAACAACTGTCCTGGGCTTCAAGATTTCAATGCCTATCATGATTGCGCCAACAGCAATGCAGAAAATGGCTCACCCAGAAG GAGAGTATGCAACAGCTAGAGCAGCTTCAGCAGCTGACACAATCATG ACACTATCCTCATGGGCTACTTCTAGTGTTGAGGAGGTTGCTTCAACTGGGCCAGGCGTCCGATTTTTCCAACTCTAT GTGCATAAAGACAGGAATGTGGTTGCCCAGCTCGTAAGAAGAGCTGAGAGGGCTGGTTTCAAGGCAATTGCCCTCACTGTGGATACTCCAAGACTTGGCCGTAGGGAAGCTGATATCAAAAACAG ATTTACAATGCCACCATATTTGACTTTGAAGAACTTTGAGGGCTTAGACCTTGGCAAGATGGATAAG ACTGATGACTCTGGACTAGCATCGTATGTTGCTGAACAAATTGATCGGTCACTTAGCTGGAAG GATGTGAAGTGGCTTCAGACAATCACATCATTGCCGATTCTATTGAAGGGTGTACTCACTGCTGAGGATG cAAGGCTAGCCGTACAGAATGGGGCTGCAGGAATCATTGTCTCCAATCATGGAGCACGCCAGCTTGATTACGTTCCTTCCACTATTATAGCCTTGGAAGAG GTTGTCAAAGCTGTACAAGGCCGTGTTCCTGTTTTTCTTGATGGTGGAGTTCGGCGCGGAACAGATGTTTTCAAGGCAATGGCCCTTGGAGCATCTGGAATATTT ATTGGAAGGCCAGTTGTCTTCTCATTGGCCGCTGACGGTGAAGCTGGAGTTAGGAAGGTACTTCAGATGCTTCGTGATGAGTTTGAGCTGACGATGGCTTTAAATGGTTGCCGCTCGCTAAAGGAGATTAGTCGCAACCACATCGTGGCAGACTGGGACCCTCCCCGAGTTGTGCCAAAGTTATAA
- the LOC7490834 gene encoding glycolate oxidase isoform X1 produces the protein MWEIIGESASNQLEEMDQITNVMEYQEIARQKLPKMVYDYYASGAEDQWTLKENRNAFSRILFRPRILIDVSKIDMSTTVLGFKISMPIMIAPTAMQKMAHPEGEYATARAASAADTIMTLSSWATSSVEEVASTGPGVRFFQLYVHKDRNVVAQLVRRAERAGFKAIALTVDTPRLGRREADIKNRFTMPPYLTLKNFEGLDLGKMDKTDDSGLASYVAEQIDRSLSWKDVKWLQTITSLPILLKGVLTAEDARLAVQNGAAGIIVSNHGARQLDYVPSTIIALEEVVKAVQGRVPVFLDGGVRRGTDVFKAMALGASGIFIGRPVVFSLAADGEAGVRKVLQMLRDEFELTMALNGCRSLKEISRNHIVADWDPPRVVPKL, from the exons ATTATTGGAGAAAGCGCAAGCAACCAGTTAGAAGAGATGGATCAGATAACAAATGTAATGGAGTATCAGGAAATTGCAAGGCAGAAACTGCCCAAGATGGTTTATGACTATTATGCATCAGGTGCAGAGGACCAGTGGACACTTAAGGAGAACCGGAACGCCTTCTCTCGCATTTT ATTTCGGCCACGCATTCTTATTGATGTTAGCAAGATTGACATGTCAACAACTGTCCTGGGCTTCAAGATTTCAATGCCTATCATGATTGCGCCAACAGCAATGCAGAAAATGGCTCACCCAGAAG GAGAGTATGCAACAGCTAGAGCAGCTTCAGCAGCTGACACAATCATG ACACTATCCTCATGGGCTACTTCTAGTGTTGAGGAGGTTGCTTCAACTGGGCCAGGCGTCCGATTTTTCCAACTCTAT GTGCATAAAGACAGGAATGTGGTTGCCCAGCTCGTAAGAAGAGCTGAGAGGGCTGGTTTCAAGGCAATTGCCCTCACTGTGGATACTCCAAGACTTGGCCGTAGGGAAGCTGATATCAAAAACAG ATTTACAATGCCACCATATTTGACTTTGAAGAACTTTGAGGGCTTAGACCTTGGCAAGATGGATAAG ACTGATGACTCTGGACTAGCATCGTATGTTGCTGAACAAATTGATCGGTCACTTAGCTGGAAG GATGTGAAGTGGCTTCAGACAATCACATCATTGCCGATTCTATTGAAGGGTGTACTCACTGCTGAGGATG cAAGGCTAGCCGTACAGAATGGGGCTGCAGGAATCATTGTCTCCAATCATGGAGCACGCCAGCTTGATTACGTTCCTTCCACTATTATAGCCTTGGAAGAG GTTGTCAAAGCTGTACAAGGCCGTGTTCCTGTTTTTCTTGATGGTGGAGTTCGGCGCGGAACAGATGTTTTCAAGGCAATGGCCCTTGGAGCATCTGGAATATTT ATTGGAAGGCCAGTTGTCTTCTCATTGGCCGCTGACGGTGAAGCTGGAGTTAGGAAGGTACTTCAGATGCTTCGTGATGAGTTTGAGCTGACGATGGCTTTAAATGGTTGCCGCTCGCTAAAGGAGATTAGTCGCAACCACATCGTGGCAGACTGGGACCCTCCCCGAGTTGTGCCAAAGTTATAA
- the LOC7470183 gene encoding uncharacterized protein LOC7470183 yields the protein MADEPSVTRWSFQDFKTFYDGKFGRKKAAAAEAEAASDSQQNGQTTVVASNGNGHVNNSSDMAIYEQYRNQYGNSTTHSNGVLSNGVNERPKKSLLPAFDSAETRALAESLCRDIIRGSPDVKWESIKGLENAKRLLKEAVVMPIKYPKYFTGLLSPWKGILLFGPPGTGKTMLAKAVATECKTTFFNISASSVVSKWRGDSEKLIKVLFELARHHAPSTIFLDEIDAIISQRGEARSEHEASRRLKTELLIQMDGLNRTNELVFVLAATNLPWELDAAMLRRLEKRILVPLPEPEARAAMFEELLPSQPDEEKLPYDLLVERTEGFSGSDIRLLCKEAAMQPLRRIMTLLEDTEEVVPEDELPKVGPIRPEDIETALKNTRPSAHLHAHRYDKFNADYGSQILQ from the exons ATGGCCGATGAACCTTCTGTCACTCGCTGGTCTTTTCAG gattttaaaacattttatgatgGTAAGTTTGGGAGAAAAaaggcagcagcagcagaagcagaagcagcatCGGATTCGCAGCAAAACGGTCAAACAACAGTAGTAGCATCGAATGGAAATGGTCATGTCAATAATTCTTCAGATATGGCCATTTATGAGCAGTACAGAAACCAA TATGGGAACTCAACAACACATTCGAACGGAGTTTTGTCTAATGGAGTTAATGAAAGACC AAAGAAGTCTTTGCTTCCTGCTTTTGATTCTGCTGAAACACGTGCATTGGCCGAGAGTTTATGCAG GGACATCATTCGCGGGAGTCCAGATGTCAAGTGGGAAAGCATTAAGGGGCTGGAGAATGCAAAACGTTTACTGAAAGAAGCAGTAGTAATGCCGATAAAATATCCCAA ATACTTCACTGGTCTTCTGTCGCCATGGAAAGGCATTCTTCTTTTTGGCCCTCCAGGGACAGGAAAG ACAATGCTTGCGAAGGCGGTTGCTACAGAGTGCAAAACCACATTTTTCAATATTTCAGCATCTTCAGTGGTTAGCAAGTGGCGGG GTGATTCAGAGAAGTTAATAAAGGTGTTATTTGAGCTTGCTAGGCACCATGCACCATCAACTATATTTCTTGATGAAATCGATGCTATTATCAGTCAACGTGGTGAAGCTCGCAGTGAGCATGAAGCAAGTAGGCGTTTGAAGACCGAACTGCTCATACAG ATGGATGGTTTGAATCGCACAAACGAGCTCGTTTTTGTTTTGGCAGCGACTAATCTCCCTTGGGAGTTGGATGCAGCTATGCTCCGGCGTCTTGAGAAGCGA attctTGTACCCCTTCCAGAACCAGAAGCTAGAGCAGCCATGTTTGAAGAACTCCTGCCATCACAGCCCGATGAGGAGAAGCTTCCTTATGATTTGTTGGTGGAAAGAACAGAAGGTTTTTCTGGTTCAGATATTCGGCTATTATGCAAAGAGGCTGCCATGCAACCATTGAGACGCATAATGACTCTCCTTGAAGACACAGAGGAAGTAGTGCCTGAGGATG AGTTGCCGAAAGTTGGGCCAATCAGACCTGAGGATATAGAGACGGCTTTGAAGAACACAAGGCCATCTGCTCATCTCCACGCCCATCGCTATGACAAATTCAATGCTGATTACGGCAGTCAGATACTCCAATGA
- the LOC7490834 gene encoding glycolate oxidase isoform X2: MDQITNVMEYQEIARQKLPKMVYDYYASGAEDQWTLKENRNAFSRILFRPRILIDVSKIDMSTTVLGFKISMPIMIAPTAMQKMAHPEGEYATARAASAADTIMTLSSWATSSVEEVASTGPGVRFFQLYVHKDRNVVAQLVRRAERAGFKAIALTVDTPRLGRREADIKNRFTMPPYLTLKNFEGLDLGKMDKTDDSGLASYVAEQIDRSLSWKDVKWLQTITSLPILLKGVLTAEDARLAVQNGAAGIIVSNHGARQLDYVPSTIIALEEVVKAVQGRVPVFLDGGVRRGTDVFKAMALGASGIFIGRPVVFSLAADGEAGVRKVLQMLRDEFELTMALNGCRSLKEISRNHIVADWDPPRVVPKL, translated from the exons ATGGATCAGATAACAAATGTAATGGAGTATCAGGAAATTGCAAGGCAGAAACTGCCCAAGATGGTTTATGACTATTATGCATCAGGTGCAGAGGACCAGTGGACACTTAAGGAGAACCGGAACGCCTTCTCTCGCATTTT ATTTCGGCCACGCATTCTTATTGATGTTAGCAAGATTGACATGTCAACAACTGTCCTGGGCTTCAAGATTTCAATGCCTATCATGATTGCGCCAACAGCAATGCAGAAAATGGCTCACCCAGAAG GAGAGTATGCAACAGCTAGAGCAGCTTCAGCAGCTGACACAATCATG ACACTATCCTCATGGGCTACTTCTAGTGTTGAGGAGGTTGCTTCAACTGGGCCAGGCGTCCGATTTTTCCAACTCTAT GTGCATAAAGACAGGAATGTGGTTGCCCAGCTCGTAAGAAGAGCTGAGAGGGCTGGTTTCAAGGCAATTGCCCTCACTGTGGATACTCCAAGACTTGGCCGTAGGGAAGCTGATATCAAAAACAG ATTTACAATGCCACCATATTTGACTTTGAAGAACTTTGAGGGCTTAGACCTTGGCAAGATGGATAAG ACTGATGACTCTGGACTAGCATCGTATGTTGCTGAACAAATTGATCGGTCACTTAGCTGGAAG GATGTGAAGTGGCTTCAGACAATCACATCATTGCCGATTCTATTGAAGGGTGTACTCACTGCTGAGGATG cAAGGCTAGCCGTACAGAATGGGGCTGCAGGAATCATTGTCTCCAATCATGGAGCACGCCAGCTTGATTACGTTCCTTCCACTATTATAGCCTTGGAAGAG GTTGTCAAAGCTGTACAAGGCCGTGTTCCTGTTTTTCTTGATGGTGGAGTTCGGCGCGGAACAGATGTTTTCAAGGCAATGGCCCTTGGAGCATCTGGAATATTT ATTGGAAGGCCAGTTGTCTTCTCATTGGCCGCTGACGGTGAAGCTGGAGTTAGGAAGGTACTTCAGATGCTTCGTGATGAGTTTGAGCTGACGATGGCTTTAAATGGTTGCCGCTCGCTAAAGGAGATTAGTCGCAACCACATCGTGGCAGACTGGGACCCTCCCCGAGTTGTGCCAAAGTTATAA